The Mycolicibacterium flavescens genome has a segment encoding these proteins:
- the glnA_1 gene encoding glutamine synthetase, type I gives MQPPCNTDLTAGAYAAIMDRQKEFVLRTLEERDIRFVRLWFTDVLGYLKSVAIAPAELEGAFEEGIGFDGSSIEGFARVSEADMVARPDPSTFQVLPWADDSGRHHSARMFCDITMPDSSPSWADSRHVLRRQLAKASDLGFSCYVHPEIEFFLLKPGEDDGTPPVPADNGGYFDQAVHDSAPNFRRHAIDALEQMGISVEFSHHEGAPGQQEIDLRYADALSMADNVMTFRYVVKEVALGDGVRASFMPKPFAEHPGSAMHTHMSLFEGDTNAFHSPDDPLQLSDVAKSFIAGILEHAKEISAVTNQWVNSYKRLVHGGEAPTAASWGAANRSALVRVPMYTPRKASSRRVEVRSPDSACNPYLTFAVLLAAGLRGIEKNYVLPAEAEDNVWTLTPEERSAMGYKELPGSLGAALEQMENSELVAEALGEHVFDYFLRNKRAEWENYRSHVTPFELKAYLSL, from the coding sequence ATGCAGCCGCCGTGTAACACCGATTTAACAGCCGGTGCCTACGCTGCGATCATGGATCGGCAGAAGGAATTCGTGCTGCGCACGCTGGAGGAACGCGATATCCGCTTCGTCCGGCTGTGGTTCACCGACGTGCTCGGATACCTCAAGTCGGTCGCGATCGCCCCGGCCGAACTCGAGGGCGCCTTCGAAGAGGGGATCGGGTTCGACGGCTCGTCGATCGAGGGCTTCGCCCGGGTCTCGGAAGCCGATATGGTGGCCCGCCCCGACCCGTCCACCTTCCAGGTGCTGCCGTGGGCCGACGATTCGGGCCGTCATCATTCGGCCCGGATGTTCTGCGACATCACCATGCCCGACAGCTCCCCGTCGTGGGCGGACTCGCGCCACGTGCTGCGCAGGCAGCTGGCCAAGGCCAGCGATCTCGGGTTCTCCTGCTATGTCCACCCGGAGATCGAGTTCTTCCTGCTCAAGCCGGGCGAGGACGACGGCACCCCGCCCGTGCCCGCCGACAACGGCGGTTACTTCGACCAGGCCGTGCACGATTCGGCGCCCAACTTCCGCAGGCACGCCATCGACGCGCTCGAGCAGATGGGCATCTCGGTCGAGTTCAGCCACCACGAAGGCGCGCCCGGCCAGCAGGAGATCGACCTGCGCTACGCCGATGCGCTGTCGATGGCCGACAACGTGATGACGTTTCGCTACGTCGTCAAGGAGGTCGCGCTCGGGGACGGGGTGCGGGCGTCGTTCATGCCCAAGCCGTTCGCCGAACATCCCGGTTCGGCCATGCACACGCACATGAGCCTGTTCGAGGGCGACACCAACGCGTTCCACAGCCCCGACGACCCGCTGCAGCTCTCCGACGTCGCCAAGTCGTTCATCGCCGGGATCCTCGAGCACGCCAAGGAGATCAGCGCCGTCACGAACCAGTGGGTGAACTCCTACAAGCGCCTCGTGCACGGCGGTGAGGCGCCGACGGCGGCGTCCTGGGGGGCGGCGAACCGCTCGGCGCTGGTGCGCGTGCCGATGTACACCCCGCGCAAGGCCTCGTCGCGGCGCGTGGAGGTGCGCAGCCCCGACTCGGCGTGCAACCCGTACCTGACGTTCGCGGTGCTTCTGGCTGCGGGGCTCCGCGGTATCGAGAAGAACTACGTGCTGCCTGCCGAGGCCGAGGACAACGTGTGGACGCTGACCCCCGAAGAGCGCAGCGCGATGGGCTATAAGGAGCTTCCCGGCAGCCTCGGCGCCGCGCTCGAGCAGATGGAGAACTCCGAACTTGTCGCGGAGGCCTTGGGCGAGCACGTCTTCGACTACTTCCTGCGCAACAAGCGCGCGGAGTGGGAGAACTACCGCAGCCATGTCACACCGTTCGAGCTGAAGGCCTACCTGTCTCTGTAG
- a CDS encoding sulfotransferase family protein produces MRYPDPQQLLDEAVAECGHADFGPGDFREGLTVLLDSLQRDGDLDPATDAAVIGDLRRRLINRLEVEAYYRAHPEVEDVGIEGPIDINGLPRTGTTALADMLSLDPQFRCLRGWEQYQPVPPPLAGGEADDPRRQAFIRMHEERPAAQAAMHIFEVDATMEDTEILGMAFHGQQMTLPVAGYRSWWRRADLTETYAYHRRVVKLLGSTCPPQLWLFKAPHHKFHLEALANAYPDMRFVMTHRDPAKVVPSYTSLVSTIFPPAAGERDLCALGREVCDHLREGMESAIADRARIGEDRFLDVHHRELVADPRGTVRRLYDWLGLELKPDVAQAIFDWQDANAMGAKGTHRYTAEQFGLSVDQIRSDYDFYIRHFEVTVEG; encoded by the coding sequence ATGCGCTATCCCGATCCGCAACAGTTGCTCGACGAAGCGGTCGCCGAATGCGGGCACGCGGACTTTGGACCCGGAGACTTCCGCGAAGGGCTCACCGTGCTGCTGGACAGCCTGCAACGGGACGGCGATCTGGACCCCGCCACCGATGCCGCCGTCATCGGCGATCTGCGCCGCAGGCTGATCAATCGCCTCGAGGTCGAGGCCTATTACCGGGCACACCCCGAGGTCGAGGACGTCGGCATCGAAGGCCCCATCGACATCAACGGGTTGCCGCGCACCGGCACCACCGCCCTTGCTGACATGCTGTCGCTCGATCCGCAGTTCCGGTGCCTGCGCGGATGGGAGCAGTACCAACCCGTTCCGCCGCCGCTGGCCGGCGGCGAGGCGGACGACCCGCGCAGGCAGGCGTTCATCCGGATGCACGAGGAGCGACCCGCCGCGCAAGCCGCCATGCACATCTTCGAGGTCGACGCCACCATGGAGGACACCGAGATCCTCGGGATGGCGTTCCACGGCCAGCAAATGACCTTGCCGGTGGCGGGTTACCGATCGTGGTGGCGGCGCGCCGATCTGACCGAGACCTACGCCTACCACCGCAGGGTCGTGAAGCTGCTCGGGTCGACGTGCCCACCGCAGCTGTGGCTGTTCAAGGCACCTCACCACAAGTTCCACCTGGAGGCGCTCGCTAATGCCTACCCGGACATGCGCTTCGTCATGACACACCGCGACCCGGCCAAGGTCGTGCCGTCCTACACCAGCCTGGTGTCCACGATCTTCCCGCCCGCGGCGGGCGAACGGGACCTGTGTGCCCTTGGCCGCGAGGTGTGCGATCACCTGCGTGAGGGCATGGAGAGCGCCATCGCCGACCGCGCACGCATCGGTGAGGACCGCTTCCTCGACGTACATCATCGCGAGCTGGTCGCCGATCCCAGGGGCACCGTGCGCCGTCTCTATGACTGGCTGGGACTGGAGTTGAAACCCGATGTCGCACAGGCAATTTTCGACTGGCAGGACGCCAACGCCATGGGCGCCAAGGGAACGCATAGGTACACCGCCGAGCAGTTCGGCCTCTCGGTCGACCAGATCCGATCCGACTACGACTTCTACATCCGTCATTTCGAGGTCACGGTGGAGGGCTGA
- the glnE gene encoding glutamine synthetase adenylyltransferase produces MLRYLLGVAKPATQRPKLPSAGRLGLVEPTAPAELDLLGWNTDAHVELLWSLSRAPDADTALRTMVRLAEALGDGWDELNRALLTDKSLRGRLFSLLGSSLALGDHLIATPENWRLLAGDVALPTRDALREMFVALADEASDTSTALQPLRKLYRDRVLVLASLDLAPTVENEPVLPFPTIGEHLSDLADAALAAALHLAIKTTGGESPPRIAIIAMGKCGARELNYVSDVDVIFVAEPADALATRVAGELMRFAADAFFEVDAALRPEGKHGQLVRTLDSHVAYYERWAKTWEFQALLKARPAAGDPELGQAYVDALMPMVWTASEREDFVPEVQAMRRRVEELVPAGQRSREIKLGTGGLRDVEFAVQLLQLVHGRNDERLHVASTVAALAALGERGYVGRDDAANLTASYEFLRLLEHRLQLQRMVRTHLLPDEDDDESLRWLARAAHVRPDGTRDALGVLREELKRQSLRVSRLHEKLFYQPLLESVGQPAVSISDGMTQKAAERQLAALGYEGPQSALTHLAALTGSSARRGRVQQVLLPTLLNWLSDTPDPDAGLLSYRRISDALSEQRWFLATLRDEGAVAKRLMQVLGTSAYVPELLMRAPEVIQSYADGPSGPKLLEAEPEAVARALVASAARYSDPQRAIAAARTLRRRELARIASADLLGMLEVTEVCRALTSVWVAVLQAALEAVIRAQTTDKGPLARIAVIGMGRLGGGELGYGSDADVMYVCEPEEGVEESAAVKWAVTVAEQVRALLGTPSSDPPLEVDANLRPEGRNGPLVRTLSSYQAYYQRYVQTWEVQALLRAHRVAGDLDLGERFLLMIDKIRYPPGGVSAEAVQEIRRIKARVDAERLPRGADPNTHTKLGRGGLADIEWTVQLLQLRYAHKVPALHNTSTLQSLNAIGAAELIAEGDVELLRQAWLTATSARNALVLVRGKPTDQLPGPGRQLNAVAVAAGWDTDDGGEFLDNYLRVTRRAKAVVRKVFGG; encoded by the coding sequence GTGCTGCGCTACCTTTTAGGCGTGGCCAAACCAGCGACGCAGCGTCCGAAGCTGCCGAGCGCAGGCCGGTTGGGGCTCGTCGAACCCACCGCGCCCGCGGAACTCGACCTGTTGGGTTGGAACACCGACGCGCACGTCGAGCTTCTGTGGTCGTTGTCGCGTGCCCCCGACGCCGATACCGCGCTGCGCACGATGGTCCGGTTGGCCGAGGCGTTGGGCGATGGCTGGGACGAACTCAACCGGGCTCTGCTCACCGACAAAAGCCTGCGGGGCCGGCTGTTCAGCCTGCTGGGTTCCTCGTTGGCCCTCGGTGACCACCTCATCGCGACTCCGGAGAACTGGCGGTTGCTCGCCGGTGACGTCGCCCTGCCGACCCGTGACGCGCTGCGCGAGATGTTCGTCGCGCTGGCCGACGAGGCGTCCGACACGTCGACCGCGCTGCAGCCGCTGCGCAAGCTCTACCGCGACCGGGTGCTGGTGCTGGCCAGCCTGGACCTGGCACCGACGGTGGAGAACGAACCGGTCCTGCCCTTCCCGACCATCGGCGAGCACCTGTCGGACCTCGCCGACGCGGCACTGGCCGCCGCGCTGCACCTCGCGATCAAGACGACCGGGGGCGAGTCACCGCCCCGGATCGCGATCATCGCGATGGGCAAATGCGGTGCGCGCGAACTGAACTACGTCAGCGACGTCGATGTCATCTTCGTCGCCGAGCCCGCTGACGCGTTGGCTACCCGGGTGGCCGGCGAGCTGATGCGGTTCGCGGCCGACGCGTTCTTCGAAGTCGACGCGGCGCTGCGGCCCGAAGGCAAACACGGCCAGCTGGTGCGCACGCTGGACTCGCACGTCGCCTACTACGAGCGCTGGGCCAAAACGTGGGAGTTCCAGGCATTGCTGAAGGCGCGGCCGGCCGCGGGCGACCCTGAACTCGGTCAGGCGTACGTCGACGCCCTGATGCCGATGGTGTGGACGGCCAGCGAGCGCGAGGACTTCGTCCCCGAAGTGCAGGCGATGAGGAGGCGGGTCGAGGAGCTCGTGCCTGCAGGGCAACGCTCGCGGGAGATCAAACTGGGCACCGGCGGGCTGCGCGACGTCGAATTTGCCGTGCAGCTCCTGCAATTGGTGCACGGCCGCAACGACGAGCGGCTGCACGTCGCGTCGACCGTGGCCGCGCTGGCCGCACTCGGTGAGCGCGGATACGTCGGGCGCGACGACGCCGCCAACCTCACCGCGTCGTATGAATTCCTGCGCCTGCTCGAGCACCGGCTACAGCTGCAGCGGATGGTGCGCACCCACCTACTTCCCGACGAGGACGACGACGAGTCGCTGCGTTGGCTGGCCAGGGCCGCGCACGTGCGGCCCGACGGCACGCGCGATGCGCTTGGCGTGTTGCGCGAAGAGCTCAAGCGCCAGAGCCTGCGGGTGTCGCGGTTGCACGAAAAGCTGTTCTACCAACCGCTTCTGGAGTCGGTCGGTCAACCGGCAGTGAGCATTTCGGACGGGATGACCCAGAAGGCCGCCGAGCGACAGCTGGCCGCGCTGGGTTACGAAGGCCCGCAGAGCGCGTTGACGCATCTGGCCGCCCTGACGGGCAGCAGCGCCCGCCGGGGCCGCGTGCAGCAGGTGCTGTTGCCCACGCTGCTCAACTGGCTTTCGGACACGCCCGATCCCGATGCGGGGCTGCTGTCCTACCGCCGCATCAGCGATGCCCTGTCCGAACAGCGGTGGTTCCTGGCGACGCTGCGCGACGAGGGGGCCGTCGCCAAGCGCCTCATGCAGGTGCTCGGCACCTCGGCGTACGTCCCGGAATTGCTCATGCGGGCGCCGGAAGTCATCCAGTCCTACGCCGACGGTCCGAGCGGGCCCAAGCTGCTCGAGGCCGAACCCGAAGCGGTGGCACGGGCTCTGGTCGCTTCGGCCGCACGGTATTCCGATCCGCAGCGAGCCATCGCGGCGGCGCGTACATTGCGCAGGCGTGAGCTCGCGCGCATCGCGTCGGCCGATTTGCTCGGCATGCTCGAAGTCACCGAGGTGTGTCGCGCGCTGACCTCGGTGTGGGTGGCGGTGCTGCAGGCCGCGCTGGAGGCGGTGATCCGCGCCCAGACGACCGACAAGGGTCCGCTGGCCCGCATCGCGGTGATCGGCATGGGTCGGCTGGGCGGTGGCGAGTTGGGCTACGGCTCCGACGCCGACGTGATGTACGTGTGCGAACCCGAAGAGGGCGTTGAGGAATCGGCCGCGGTGAAATGGGCGGTGACGGTCGCCGAGCAGGTGCGCGCCCTGCTCGGGACGCCGAGTTCGGATCCGCCGCTGGAGGTCGACGCGAACCTGCGCCCCGAGGGCCGCAACGGCCCGCTGGTGCGCACCCTGTCCTCGTATCAGGCCTACTACCAGCGCTACGTCCAGACGTGGGAAGTGCAGGCGCTGCTGCGGGCCCATCGCGTGGCCGGCGACCTCGACCTGGGGGAGCGGTTCCTGCTGATGATCGACAAGATCCGTTACCCACCCGGCGGTGTGTCTGCCGAAGCGGTGCAGGAGATCCGGCGGATCAAGGCGCGGGTGGACGCCGAACGGCTGCCGCGCGGAGCCGACCCGAACACCCACACCAAACTCGGACGCGGCGGCCTCGCCGATATCGAGTGGACCGTGCAGCTGCTGCAGTTGCGCTATGCGCACAAGGTGCCCGCGCTGCACAACACCTCGACGCTGCAGTCGCTGAACGCGATCGGCGCCGCGGAACTGATCGCCGAGGGCGACGTCGAACTGCTGCGGCAGGCCTGGCTGACGGCGACCAGCGCGCGTAACGCGCTGGTGCTGGTGCGGGGTAAGCCGACCGATCAGCTGCCCGGGCCCGGGCGGCAGCTGAACGCCGTCGCGGTGGCCGCGGGGTGGGACACCGACGACGGGGGAGAGTTCCTCGACAATTACCTGCGGGTGACGAGGCGTGCAAAAGCAGTGGTGCGCAAGGTTTTCGGAGGATAG